From one Oceanimonas doudoroffii genomic stretch:
- a CDS encoding sensor histidine kinase, which produces MPLELAFELMMMLTSGCALLVSAWLFWRARSRRSMKALAGFGVMMALWCAGHVAVFYGLDTLGMALILANPLMPTFFLDFAIGFVNQGPGQRPWLSRLARYRGLLYGAAVLVSIITLWQGGGGIIAFGPFEHYFVFQGSGWFNIGYTIFIGVLAHALLLWGFVHHKGNRRRSIAAMFAAGAWGLLLATSFIFPSLGLHWYPWPMLLLPSYVLLLVYGVVRYQMLEINAWANRALLWILMTGLLLGLMALFSAMAGRLGMQALAAVPQWQLWLYSLLLLMLALALYRPVSALVERLVYPGSRLDEQLLETWLAQLRDASGWNALAQTAERLLARQMGQAVTIRLLTQTPFYEPGPGLELWCLHHAQGWQFRLKGFDDVTPGMRLTAEVFGSLLATRCGLLERSLQLAEAERKRVSEQHLVELGGLSAAMAHELRNPLNIISMATAGLDAERKNMIQDQLKRADRLIADLLTYSGQLQIQARAVPLEPLLKSLQPQFDWQRVQFDYVLPANYTLWADAYRLQQVLTNLIDNALAFVRNQPQGHIRLEAGDAPGVLWLHNNGPAIEADMQGRLFRPFVTRRQGGSGLGLAIVQRIMEAHGGHIRHRNDAGWPVTFEFSFPEEPAS; this is translated from the coding sequence ATGCCCCTGGAACTCGCCTTTGAACTCATGATGATGCTCACCAGCGGCTGCGCCCTGCTGGTATCGGCCTGGTTGTTCTGGCGCGCCCGCAGCCGGCGCAGCATGAAGGCGCTGGCCGGCTTTGGGGTGATGATGGCACTGTGGTGCGCCGGCCATGTGGCGGTGTTTTACGGCCTGGACACCCTGGGCATGGCGCTGATCCTCGCCAACCCGCTGATGCCCACCTTTTTTCTCGACTTCGCCATCGGCTTCGTCAACCAGGGGCCGGGACAGCGCCCCTGGCTGAGCCGGCTGGCGCGCTATCGCGGCCTGCTGTATGGCGCCGCCGTACTGGTCAGTATCATCACCCTGTGGCAAGGCGGTGGCGGCATCATCGCCTTTGGTCCCTTTGAGCACTATTTCGTGTTTCAGGGCAGTGGCTGGTTCAACATCGGCTACACCATTTTCATCGGCGTGCTGGCTCATGCCCTGCTGCTGTGGGGCTTTGTGCACCACAAGGGCAACCGGCGCCGCTCCATTGCCGCCATGTTCGCCGCCGGTGCCTGGGGCCTGCTGCTGGCCACCAGCTTTATCTTTCCCTCCCTGGGGCTGCACTGGTACCCCTGGCCCATGTTGCTGCTGCCGAGCTATGTGCTGCTGCTGGTCTACGGCGTGGTGCGTTATCAGATGCTGGAAATCAACGCCTGGGCCAACCGGGCGCTGCTGTGGATTCTGATGACCGGCCTGTTGCTGGGGCTGATGGCACTGTTCAGTGCCATGGCCGGACGGCTGGGCATGCAGGCGCTGGCCGCCGTGCCCCAGTGGCAGTTGTGGCTGTATTCACTGCTGTTGCTGATGCTGGCTCTGGCGTTATACCGGCCGGTAAGCGCCCTGGTGGAGCGCTTGGTCTACCCGGGCAGCCGGCTTGATGAGCAACTGCTGGAAACCTGGCTGGCACAGCTGCGCGACGCCAGCGGCTGGAATGCCCTGGCCCAGACCGCCGAGCGCCTGCTGGCCCGGCAGATGGGCCAGGCGGTCACCATACGCCTGCTGACCCAGACGCCGTTTTACGAACCCGGCCCCGGGCTGGAGCTGTGGTGCCTGCATCATGCCCAGGGCTGGCAGTTCCGGCTCAAGGGCTTTGATGACGTTACCCCCGGCATGCGGCTCACCGCCGAGGTGTTCGGCTCCCTGCTGGCTACCCGCTGTGGCCTGCTGGAACGCTCGCTGCAATTGGCCGAAGCCGAGCGCAAACGGGTTTCGGAACAGCACCTGGTGGAGCTGGGCGGGCTGTCGGCGGCCATGGCCCACGAGCTGCGCAACCCGCTCAATATCATCTCCATGGCCACCGCCGGCCTGGACGCCGAGCGCAAGAACATGATTCAGGATCAGCTCAAGCGCGCCGACCGGCTGATTGCGGATCTGCTGACCTATTCCGGCCAATTGCAGATCCAGGCCCGCGCCGTGCCCCTGGAGCCCCTGCTGAAAAGCCTGCAACCCCAGTTCGACTGGCAACGAGTGCAGTTTGATTATGTGCTGCCGGCAAACTACACCCTGTGGGCCGATGCCTACCGCCTGCAGCAGGTGCTGACCAACCTGATCGACAACGCCCTGGCCTTTGTACGCAACCAGCCACAGGGTCATATTCGGCTGGAAGCCGGAGACGCCCCCGGGGTGTTGTGGCTGCACAACAATGGCCCGGCCATCGAGGCCGACATGCAGGGCCGGCTGTTCCGCCCCTTTGTAACCCGTCGCCAGGGCGGCAGCGGCCTGGGCCTGGCCATCGTACAACGCATCATGGAAGCCCACGGCGGCCATATTCGCCACCGCAACGACGCCGGCTGGCCGGTGACCTTTGAATTTTCCTTTCCCGAGGAGCCCGCATCATGA
- a CDS encoding sigma-54-dependent transcriptional regulator, with product MTMARIVVIDDEPAFRTLSAQWLRSEGYEVHTGADLDELRALLGRVDADLILLDLSLPPLFDPHHTLAALPEFTDRPVIILTGHGERELALEALRQGAWDLLAKPMDPDLLAVVIRRAITKHQLVRELNSLKTRMGRQHPISTLIGASPAMNTIRALVGRIAPTDVRVLVTGPSGTGKEVISRAIHDLSTRADGPFISVHCGAIPAELLESELFGHTKGAFTGADRNKDGLLKLADGGTLFLDEIGDMPLAMQVKLLRVLQEGSFYPVGGRTLETINVRVISATNASLPDRVASGEFREDLFYRIKGVTIETRPLDERPEDIPLLVSHFLELQAQGCGQPPLHPDSAAFHWFIQRRWPGNVRELKSTLDSVAAIAQGGIITLDDIALLYPDAREQAPARPQPAGDTLDAQVRALEIALITDALTRHDNNRTHAAQALGLSRQGLLKKIERYGL from the coding sequence ATGACCATGGCCCGCATTGTGGTGATCGACGATGAACCCGCCTTTCGCACCCTGAGTGCCCAGTGGCTGCGTTCGGAAGGCTACGAAGTCCATACCGGCGCCGATCTTGACGAGCTGCGTGCCCTGCTGGGACGGGTGGATGCGGATTTGATCCTGCTGGATCTGTCCCTGCCGCCCCTGTTTGATCCGCACCACACCCTGGCCGCCCTGCCCGAATTCACCGACAGGCCGGTAATCATTCTCACCGGCCACGGCGAGCGCGAGCTGGCGCTTGAGGCCCTGCGCCAGGGCGCCTGGGATCTGCTGGCCAAACCCATGGATCCGGATCTGCTGGCGGTGGTGATTCGCCGTGCCATTACCAAGCACCAACTGGTGCGCGAACTCAACAGCCTGAAAACCCGCATGGGCCGGCAACATCCCATCAGCACCCTGATTGGCGCCTCCCCGGCGATGAACACCATTCGCGCCCTGGTCGGGCGCATTGCGCCCACCGACGTGCGGGTGCTGGTCACCGGGCCCTCGGGCACCGGCAAGGAAGTGATCTCCCGCGCCATTCACGATCTCAGCACTCGAGCCGATGGCCCCTTTATATCGGTGCACTGCGGCGCCATTCCCGCCGAGCTGCTGGAAAGCGAGCTGTTCGGCCACACCAAGGGCGCCTTTACCGGTGCCGACCGCAACAAGGACGGCCTGCTCAAGCTGGCCGACGGCGGCACCCTGTTTCTGGATGAGATCGGCGACATGCCTCTGGCCATGCAGGTGAAATTGCTGAGAGTCTTGCAGGAAGGCAGCTTCTATCCGGTGGGTGGACGCACCCTGGAAACCATCAACGTGCGAGTGATCTCCGCCACCAACGCCAGCCTGCCCGACCGGGTAGCCAGTGGCGAGTTTCGGGAAGACCTGTTTTACCGCATCAAGGGCGTGACCATTGAAACCCGCCCCCTGGATGAACGGCCGGAAGACATTCCGCTGCTGGTGAGCCATTTCCTGGAGCTGCAGGCTCAGGGCTGTGGCCAGCCCCCCCTGCACCCGGACTCGGCGGCCTTTCACTGGTTTATTCAGCGCCGCTGGCCGGGTAATGTGCGCGAGCTGAAGAGCACCCTCGACAGCGTGGCCGCCATCGCACAAGGGGGGATTATCACCCTGGACGACATCGCCCTGCTCTATCCCGACGCCCGGGAGCAGGCGCCGGCCCGGCCCCAGCCTGCTGGAGACACCCTGGACGCCCAGGTGCGGGCACTGGAAATTGCCCTGATCACCGATGCCCTCACCCGCCACGACAACAACCGCACGCACGCCGCCCAGGCCCTGGGGCTATCGCGCCAGGGCCTGCTGAAAAAAATAGAACGCTACGGATTGTAA
- a CDS encoding aromatic ring-hydroxylating oxygenase subunit alpha gives MEKIAELLHQYRQGKGLPAAFYTSNEIFKFDVEQIFKKTWIYVGVVSEFKKKGEFRVVQVDNNSIILVRDEQGDIRAFHNSCRHRGAQICVTEKGNVPKLVCPYHQWVYGLNGDLIYAGRMGESFSCKGNGLKPVAIESIAGLLFINLSKDPSYADIEKMKTDLAPYVGFYQLDRLKVAKEIDIIEKANWKLVVENNRECYHCNANHPELLKSWPPFGAGFGWPDDPREAAAIAKKIDEAYAVKRPLWDSMGMTHEPLDLTADRWYRAMMMILENGALSQTMNGELACKKLLPGFTEPDNSDLSMWTHFNSWHHFMCDHVVTTMAIPISESETLVRTRWLVHEDAQEGVDYDLDNLTHVWVQTNDQDRWLAEINHAGIRSDAYQPGQYSEETEGLVMNFIGWYIKQLQSGI, from the coding sequence ATGGAAAAAATCGCTGAGCTGTTACACCAATATCGTCAGGGTAAAGGATTGCCCGCTGCGTTCTACACCTCAAATGAAATATTTAAATTTGATGTTGAGCAAATATTCAAGAAAACCTGGATTTATGTTGGTGTGGTATCCGAATTCAAGAAAAAAGGCGAATTCAGGGTTGTGCAGGTTGATAATAACTCCATCATACTGGTGCGGGATGAACAGGGAGATATTCGTGCCTTTCATAATTCCTGCCGCCATAGAGGCGCGCAAATCTGTGTTACCGAAAAAGGCAATGTACCCAAACTGGTGTGCCCCTATCACCAGTGGGTATATGGCCTGAACGGCGATCTGATTTATGCCGGGCGCATGGGAGAGTCGTTTTCCTGCAAAGGCAATGGCCTCAAGCCCGTCGCCATAGAGTCCATTGCCGGCCTGCTGTTTATCAACCTGTCGAAAGACCCTTCCTATGCCGATATTGAGAAGATGAAGACAGATCTGGCGCCCTATGTCGGCTTCTATCAACTCGACAGGCTCAAGGTTGCCAAGGAAATCGACATCATCGAAAAGGCCAACTGGAAGCTGGTGGTGGAAAATAACCGGGAGTGCTACCACTGCAATGCCAACCATCCGGAGCTGTTAAAAAGCTGGCCGCCTTTTGGTGCCGGTTTTGGCTGGCCGGACGACCCTCGGGAAGCCGCCGCCATTGCCAAAAAAATCGATGAGGCCTATGCAGTCAAACGCCCCTTGTGGGACAGCATGGGCATGACCCACGAGCCGCTGGATCTGACCGCGGATCGCTGGTACCGGGCCATGATGATGATTCTGGAAAACGGCGCCCTGTCGCAGACCATGAACGGCGAGCTGGCCTGTAAAAAGCTGCTGCCCGGATTCACTGAGCCGGACAACAGCGACCTGTCCATGTGGACCCATTTCAACTCCTGGCATCACTTTATGTGTGACCATGTGGTCACCACCATGGCCATTCCCATTTCAGAAAGCGAAACCCTGGTGCGCACCCGCTGGCTGGTGCATGAAGACGCTCAGGAAGGGGTCGACTATGACCTGGATAACCTGACCCATGTCTGGGTTCAGACCAATGATCAGGACAGATGGCTGGCAGAAATCAACCACGCCGGCATTCGTTCCGACGCCTATCAGCCAGGACAGTATTCGGAAGAAACCGAAGGCCTGGTGATGAACTTTATCGGCTGGTACATCAAGCAGTTGCAATCGGGTATCTGA
- a CDS encoding M24 family metallopeptidase produces MFETKHTYLNDIAREQPLRNPVTEKVHKAARTYRLQRVREQLLKHDCAAVLLYDPVNIRYATDASNMQVWTAHNASRYAMVFADGPVIIWEFHNCEHLCEHLETVDEVRLAVNWAYFGAGPRVAEKAKVWAAEIADLLRQHGGGNMRLAVDKMEPEGVPCLTALGVQLQQGQPLLEQARSLKSSEELELMKWTITVCEHGMQRMFEELRPGMTEQELWAHLHFENIRHGGEWIETRLLASGPRTNPWMQECSNRVMNEGEIIAFDTDMIGPYGYCADISRAWTVGHVRPTDEQRRLYSAAYQQIHHNMDILKAGMSITEFVDKSWPIPDEFYKNRYCCIAHGIGMADEYPAIAHPGDDWEKSGYDGILEENMTICVESCIAVEGGQEGIKLEQQVLITKNGCVPLSNYPWEEDWLI; encoded by the coding sequence ATGTTCGAAACCAAGCATACCTATCTTAATGACATCGCCAGGGAGCAACCACTGCGTAACCCGGTGACGGAAAAGGTGCACAAAGCGGCCCGGACCTATCGCCTGCAACGGGTCAGGGAGCAGTTGCTCAAACATGACTGCGCCGCCGTGCTGCTCTATGACCCGGTCAATATTCGCTATGCCACCGATGCATCCAACATGCAGGTCTGGACCGCCCACAATGCTTCCCGCTATGCCATGGTGTTTGCCGATGGCCCGGTGATCATCTGGGAGTTCCACAATTGCGAACACCTGTGCGAACACCTGGAAACCGTGGATGAAGTCCGCCTGGCCGTGAACTGGGCCTATTTCGGCGCCGGTCCTCGAGTCGCGGAAAAGGCAAAAGTGTGGGCCGCCGAGATAGCCGACCTGCTTCGCCAACATGGTGGCGGCAACATGCGCCTGGCGGTCGACAAGATGGAGCCAGAAGGCGTGCCCTGCCTCACCGCCCTGGGCGTTCAGCTTCAGCAGGGCCAGCCGCTGCTGGAGCAGGCCCGCTCCCTTAAATCGTCAGAAGAGCTTGAGCTGATGAAGTGGACCATCACCGTGTGCGAGCATGGCATGCAACGCATGTTCGAGGAGCTGCGGCCGGGCATGACCGAGCAGGAGCTGTGGGCCCACCTGCACTTTGAGAACATTCGTCATGGCGGTGAGTGGATCGAAACCCGGCTGCTGGCTTCGGGGCCGCGCACCAACCCCTGGATGCAGGAATGCAGCAACCGTGTGATGAACGAGGGGGAAATCATCGCCTTCGATACCGACATGATTGGTCCTTATGGCTATTGTGCCGACATCTCCCGTGCCTGGACGGTGGGGCATGTTCGCCCCACAGACGAACAGCGTCGCCTCTACAGTGCTGCCTACCAGCAGATACACCACAACATGGATATTCTGAAAGCCGGCATGAGCATCACGGAATTTGTCGACAAAAGCTGGCCCATTCCCGACGAGTTCTACAAGAACCGTTACTGCTGCATCGCCCATGGCATCGGCATGGCAGACGAATACCCGGCCATTGCCCACCCGGGAGACGATTGGGAAAAGTCGGGGTATGACGGTATTCTCGAAGAAAACATGACCATCTGCGTAGAAAGTTGCATTGCCGTGGAAGGCGGTCAGGAAGGCATCAAGCTGGAGCAGCAGGTCTTGATCACCAAAAATGGCTGTGTGCCGCTTTCCAACTACCCCTGGGAAGAAGACTGGCTTATCTGA
- a CDS encoding BCCT family transporter — protein sequence MLKETTTNRSIGPEVNIPTSRQGFYKGLNPTITIISKVIIVMLVLFAIVMPSKAASTLGSINTALLAMFNSYYIISVSLFLIFCLAMALSPFGKLRLGQEHERPEFSNFSWFAMMFGAGMGIGLMFYSIGEPMYHFAGNPDVIKGMVSAKTADTVPSSIRYSFLHWGLHAWGIYVSIGLAMAYFAYRQQLPLTVRSALIPLFGDRLNGSLGHAIDIIAVVATVLGISTTVGTGVLQLISGFESVTGAAWLLNGEGKPTGSAMVFALLLVMGLSTLSAMTGVGKGVKWLSNVNLALSFVLLTVFALFGSTAFAFSTYVSSLADYLIALPAMSFTVWDQASELGQWQGGWTIYYWAWWIAFAPFVGLFLARISRGRTIREFIIGAMIIPTLMCCLWFALLGGTALDLELNGGANGSIVGSVIESQMFVTLQQMLPANAALGMSLMVILLILTYLVTSADSGVLVLNTIMAGGNDQPGASHRVVWGTILTLVVGSLMFAGGLEAIQKAMVIGALPFSVIMILMCAGTLKSALSKQQTANAENNAA from the coding sequence ATGCTTAAGGAAACCACAACAAACCGCAGCATAGGGCCGGAGGTAAATATTCCCACCTCTCGCCAAGGGTTTTATAAAGGCCTGAATCCGACCATTACCATCATCAGTAAAGTGATTATTGTAATGCTGGTATTGTTTGCCATTGTCATGCCCAGCAAGGCGGCATCGACCCTGGGATCAATCAATACGGCATTACTCGCCATGTTCAACTCCTATTATATTATTTCGGTCAGCCTGTTTTTGATATTTTGCCTGGCCATGGCACTCAGCCCGTTCGGAAAACTACGGCTGGGACAGGAACATGAACGCCCCGAGTTTTCCAACTTTTCCTGGTTTGCCATGATGTTCGGTGCCGGCATGGGCATAGGGCTGATGTTCTATTCCATTGGCGAGCCCATGTATCACTTCGCCGGCAACCCGGATGTCATCAAGGGGATGGTCAGTGCCAAAACTGCCGATACGGTACCATCATCCATTCGATACTCGTTTTTACACTGGGGGCTGCATGCCTGGGGCATTTATGTGTCTATCGGCCTGGCCATGGCCTATTTCGCCTATCGGCAGCAACTGCCACTGACCGTTCGCTCTGCCCTGATCCCCTTGTTTGGTGATCGCCTGAATGGCTCCCTGGGCCATGCCATCGATATTATTGCCGTGGTGGCGACCGTGCTGGGCATTTCCACCACGGTGGGCACCGGCGTTCTGCAATTGATCTCCGGCTTTGAAAGCGTCACCGGAGCGGCCTGGTTGCTGAACGGCGAAGGCAAGCCAACCGGCTCGGCCATGGTCTTCGCCCTGCTGCTGGTCATGGGCCTGTCTACCCTGTCGGCCATGACCGGTGTCGGCAAGGGCGTTAAATGGCTCAGCAACGTTAATCTGGCACTGTCCTTTGTGCTGCTGACGGTGTTCGCCCTGTTCGGCTCCACTGCCTTTGCCTTTTCCACCTATGTCAGCAGCCTGGCCGATTACCTGATCGCATTGCCGGCCATGAGCTTTACCGTGTGGGATCAGGCATCGGAACTGGGTCAGTGGCAAGGCGGCTGGACCATCTATTACTGGGCATGGTGGATAGCCTTTGCGCCTTTTGTCGGCCTGTTTCTGGCGCGTATTTCCCGCGGGCGCACCATCAGGGAATTTATTATCGGCGCCATGATAATCCCCACCCTGATGTGCTGCCTGTGGTTTGCCCTGCTGGGAGGCACCGCCCTGGATCTGGAGCTGAACGGCGGTGCCAATGGCAGCATAGTGGGCTCCGTTATCGAATCCCAGATGTTCGTCACCCTGCAGCAAATGCTGCCGGCCAATGCCGCCCTGGGCATGTCGCTGATGGTGATCCTGTTGATCCTGACCTACCTGGTTACCTCGGCAGACTCCGGCGTGCTGGTACTGAATACCATTATGGCGGGGGGGAACGATCAACCCGGTGCCAGCCATCGCGTGGTCTGGGGAACCATACTCACCCTGGTGGTGGGCTCCCTGATGTTTGCCGGTGGCCTGGAGGCCATTCAAAAGGCCATGGTTATCGGTGCCCTGCCCTTCTCGGTGATCATGATCCTGATGTGTGCCGGCACCCTTAAATCCGCGTTGAGCAAACAACAAACCGCCAACGCCGAGAATAACGCGGCCTGA
- a CDS encoding RidA family protein, giving the protein MTTIQRKETSPRMSQAIAVNGFVFLSGQVADHLQGNIQQQTTEVLAKIEKWLAESGSDKSRLISVNIWLSDIEHFNAMNEVYEAWLGNSNQPTRACVQSALADPSYLIEAQAVALSLSA; this is encoded by the coding sequence ATGACGACAATTCAGCGAAAAGAAACCAGCCCACGAATGAGCCAGGCCATCGCCGTTAATGGCTTCGTTTTTCTATCCGGCCAGGTGGCCGATCACCTGCAGGGCAATATTCAGCAGCAGACCACCGAGGTACTGGCAAAGATTGAGAAATGGCTGGCCGAATCCGGCTCTGACAAGTCCCGGTTAATCAGCGTGAATATCTGGCTGAGCGATATCGAACACTTCAATGCGATGAACGAGGTCTATGAAGCCTGGCTCGGCAATAGCAACCAACCCACTCGGGCCTGCGTGCAGTCGGCGCTGGCCGACCCCAGCTACCTGATTGAAGCACAGGCGGTAGCCCTGAGCCTGAGTGCATAA
- a CDS encoding LysR substrate-binding domain-containing protein has translation MKPLFKQLPPLQTLTFFEAAARHASFTRAADELCVTQSAVSKQIKLLEEYLGAELFYRERRQVMLTDDGLELFAEVKTMLGQLADSCNRIRSHVYSKNVTIVSTVAVAHYWLFPRIARFNMEFPDININIYATDEITEDLCRKSDMGILYGYEQWQSNLTGHYLFRERIYPVCAHDLPLTDINRPEDLLNNRIVHLDPLKWRWVNWGDWFRHFGIHYQVPGHALVFNQVPLAMNAALQGMGITLGWEFMLREMLENRFIRIVGDDYVETGRADYLVYSSAKPLSTSACVFRDWLLQDAEADTARLDAMVNHGSE, from the coding sequence ATGAAGCCCTTGTTTAAACAATTGCCGCCACTGCAAACCCTGACCTTTTTTGAAGCCGCCGCCAGGCACGCCAGTTTTACTCGTGCCGCCGACGAGTTGTGCGTGACTCAGAGTGCGGTCAGCAAGCAGATAAAGTTACTGGAGGAATATCTGGGGGCCGAGCTGTTTTATCGAGAGCGCCGGCAGGTAATGCTGACGGATGATGGCCTTGAGCTGTTTGCCGAGGTTAAAACAATGCTGGGGCAATTGGCCGACAGTTGCAACCGCATACGATCCCATGTTTACAGCAAAAACGTTACTATTGTTTCAACGGTGGCGGTGGCACATTACTGGCTGTTTCCTCGCATTGCCCGTTTTAATATGGAATTTCCGGATATTAATATCAATATCTACGCCACCGATGAAATCACCGAAGATCTTTGCAGAAAGTCGGATATGGGCATTCTCTACGGTTACGAGCAGTGGCAGTCAAACCTGACCGGGCATTACCTTTTTCGGGAACGTATTTATCCCGTTTGTGCCCATGATCTGCCACTGACCGACATCAACAGGCCCGAAGACCTGCTGAATAACCGCATTGTGCATCTGGATCCGTTGAAGTGGCGCTGGGTTAATTGGGGCGACTGGTTTCGTCATTTTGGTATTCACTATCAGGTGCCCGGTCATGCCCTTGTTTTCAATCAGGTTCCCTTGGCCATGAATGCGGCGCTGCAGGGAATGGGGATCACCCTGGGGTGGGAATTTATGCTCAGGGAGATGCTGGAAAACCGATTTATCCGTATTGTCGGCGATGATTATGTGGAAACCGGCAGGGCCGATTACCTGGTTTACAGCTCGGCAAAACCCCTGTCGACCTCGGCTTGTGTTTTTCGTGACTGGTTGTTGCAAGACGCCGAAGCCGATACCGCCCGGCTGGATGCCATGGTTAATCATGGCAGCGAATAG
- a CDS encoding NAD(P)/FAD-dependent oxidoreductase, with protein sequence MKKILRLPAIDGELGWYETSPLTGRSSARRLKGRHRFDVLIVGAGFSGLSVAGRLAEHWPDSRIALVDALRVGQGTSGRNAGFIIDLPHNLDANADPEQDKKIHRLNRFAIDRLDRLRRQHHIDCAWQKAGKYLAAHEADNLRHIDGFTHTLNALNTPYEVLEGHALRQRLGTEYYRKAVYTPNNILMNPAALAQGVAQALPSNVTLFENSPVTGMEFGSPHRARFLGGEIEAKTLVLSTNSFGEEFGLFQHRLAPVFTYASLTRPMSENQAAHHFPDIAPWGLTSAHPAGTTVRLTPDRRIFIRNSFNFNTSLRTGQAELERAWQQHKTSFSARFPMLDGLDFEYTWGGMLCMTLNHQSVFQQSTDNLYALSGMNGVGVAKGTYLGYYLAEWIAGHHSSELDFIRQSNRPSWVPPDPLRAVGARIRLRYESGKAGGEI encoded by the coding sequence ATGAAAAAGATACTTCGCCTTCCTGCCATTGACGGTGAACTGGGTTGGTATGAAACCTCGCCGCTCACCGGACGCAGTTCGGCTCGTCGCCTCAAGGGCAGGCACCGCTTTGACGTTCTGATTGTCGGGGCCGGCTTCAGCGGGCTCTCGGTTGCCGGCCGGCTGGCCGAACATTGGCCCGACAGCCGTATTGCCCTGGTCGATGCCTTGCGTGTCGGTCAGGGAACCTCAGGCAGAAATGCCGGTTTTATCATCGATCTGCCCCATAACCTGGATGCCAATGCCGATCCCGAGCAAGACAAAAAGATTCACCGGCTCAACCGCTTTGCCATTGACCGACTGGATCGGCTGCGCCGGCAACACCATATCGACTGTGCATGGCAAAAAGCGGGCAAATACCTTGCCGCCCACGAAGCCGACAACCTTCGCCATATCGATGGCTTCACCCATACGCTGAATGCACTGAACACGCCCTACGAAGTGCTGGAAGGCCATGCCCTGCGGCAGCGGCTGGGCACGGAGTATTACCGCAAGGCGGTGTATACGCCAAATAACATACTGATGAACCCGGCGGCCCTGGCGCAAGGGGTAGCCCAGGCACTGCCCTCCAATGTCACCCTGTTTGAAAACAGCCCGGTCACCGGCATGGAGTTTGGCAGCCCGCATCGGGCCCGCTTCCTGGGTGGCGAGATCGAGGCCAAAACCCTGGTGCTCAGTACCAATTCATTCGGTGAAGAGTTTGGCCTGTTCCAGCACCGCCTGGCCCCGGTGTTCACCTATGCCAGCCTGACCCGCCCCATGAGTGAGAACCAGGCCGCACATCACTTTCCCGACATTGCTCCCTGGGGGCTGACCTCGGCCCACCCGGCCGGCACCACGGTACGCCTGACTCCGGACCGGCGCATTTTCATTCGCAACAGCTTCAATTTTAATACCTCGTTGCGCACCGGCCAGGCGGAGCTGGAACGCGCCTGGCAACAGCACAAAACCTCTTTTTCCGCCCGCTTTCCCATGCTGGACGGACTCGATTTTGAATACACCTGGGGCGGCATGCTGTGCATGACCCTTAATCATCAGTCGGTGTTCCAGCAATCGACGGACAACCTGTATGCACTCAGTGGCATGAACGGGGTCGGCGTCGCCAAGGGCACCTACCTGGGGTATTACCTGGCCGAATGGATTGCCGGCCACCACAGCAGCGAACTCGACTTTATTCGGCAAAGCAACCGGCCCAGCTGGGTTCCGCCCGACCCCCTGCGCGCCGTGGGCGCCCGCATTCGCCTGCGTTACGAGTCCGGCAAGGCCGGCGGTGAAATATGA
- a CDS encoding M48 family metallopeptidase, with protein sequence MKQTMIAALVAVAGLTGCVSNDTSGLLGAGMTAFKGVTLSKAELQAEASLSAEQMDAQSKLSAPNSQYSKRLAKLTRELTSIDGTPLNFAVYESDEINAFAMPDGTVRVYSGLMDVMDDAELVAVIGHEIGHVKFDHSLNQFKTAYLTEAAKQAAVAAGGTVGSLASSQYGDIGAKFVSAQFSQQDELESDAYGVEVLCQLGMDPYAAARAQQKLQKHAGNGGGLFSSHPATDTRIKKAEAAAANASCSG encoded by the coding sequence ATGAAACAAACCATGATAGCGGCACTGGTTGCCGTGGCCGGCCTGACCGGTTGCGTATCCAACGACACCAGTGGCCTGCTCGGCGCCGGCATGACCGCTTTTAAGGGGGTGACCCTGTCCAAGGCAGAACTGCAGGCCGAGGCCAGCCTGTCTGCCGAGCAGATGGATGCCCAGAGCAAACTGTCCGCTCCCAACAGCCAATACAGCAAACGGCTGGCGAAGTTGACCAGGGAGCTGACCAGCATAGATGGCACTCCGCTGAATTTCGCCGTCTATGAGTCTGACGAAATCAACGCCTTCGCCATGCCCGACGGCACCGTGCGGGTGTATTCCGGTCTGATGGATGTGATGGATGACGCCGAACTGGTGGCGGTTATCGGGCATGAAATTGGTCATGTCAAATTCGACCACTCCCTTAACCAGTTCAAGACCGCGTACCTGACCGAAGCCGCCAAGCAGGCCGCCGTGGCGGCCGGCGGCACCGTGGGCTCGCTGGCTTCGTCCCAGTATGGCGACATTGGCGCCAAGTTCGTGAGCGCCCAATTCTCCCAGCAGGATGAGCTGGAGTCCGATGCCTATGGGGTGGAGGTGTTGTGCCAGCTGGGCATGGATCCCTATGCCGCGGCCCGCGCCCAGCAAAAACTGCAGAAGCACGCCGGTAACGGCGGCGGACTGTTCTCCAGCCATCCGGCTACCGACACCCGCATCAAAAAGGCGGAAGCCGCGGCGGCCAACGCGTCCTGCAGCGGCTGA